The Microbacterium sp. W4I20 genome segment GGTTACTGACGTCAGCCAAACTCCGAATGCCGGTAAGTGAGAGCGCAGCAGTGAGACTGTGGGGGATAAGCTTCATAGTCGAGAGGGAAACAACCCAGACCACCAACTAAGGTCCCAAAGCGCGTGCTAAGTGGGAAAGGATGTGGAGTTGCCTTGACAACCAGGAGGTTGGCTTAGAAGCAGCCACCCTTGAAAGAGTGCGTAATAGCTCACTGGTCAAGTGATTCCGCGCCGACAATGTAACGGGGCTCAAGCACGCCACCGAAGTTGTGGCATTGACATTATTGGTAGGCCTTCGTGGTCCAGCCGTGTTGATGGGTAGGAGAGCGTCGTGTGGCCAGCGAAGCGGCGGTGTGAACCAGCCGTGGAGGCTACACGAGTGAGAATGCAGGCATGAGTAGCGAATGACGTGTGAGAAACACGTCCTCCGAAAGACCAAGGGTTCCAGGGTCAAGCTAATCTTCCCTGGGTAAGTCGGGACCTAAGGCGAGGCCGACAGGCGTAGTCGATGGACAACGGGTTGATATTCCCGTACCGGCGAAGAACCGCCCAAGCTAATCCAGTAGTGCTAAGTGTCTGAATCCCAGTGACTGATCCCTTCGGGGTGACGCTCTGGGCCTAGCGCACGACCCCATTCTGGTGCGGTTAGCGTATTAACAGGTGTGACGCAGGAAGGTAGCCCAGCCCGGCGATGGTTGTCCGGGTGCAAGTGCGTAGGCCGAGTCGTAGGCAAATCCGCGACTCATACAGGCTGAGACACGATGCGAATAAAAAGTGGGTGATCCTATGCTGCCAAGAAAAGCATCGACGCGAGGTTCTAGCCGCCCGTACCCCAAACCGACTCAGGTGGTCAGGTAGAGAATACCAAGGAGATCGAGAGAATCGTGGTTAAGGAACTCGGCAAAATGCCCCCGTAACTTCGGGAGAAGGGGGGCCATCCACTTATACGGACTTGCTCCGAAAAGGGTGTGGTGGCCGCAGAGACTAGTGGGTAGCGACTGTTTACTAAAAACACAGGTCCGTGCCAAGTCGCAAGACGATGTATACGGACTGACGCCTGCCCGGTGCTGGAAGGTTAAGAGGACCGGTTAGCCGTAAGGCGAAGCTGAGAATTTAAGCCCCAGTAAACGGCGGTGGTAACTATAACCATCCTAAGGTAGCGAAATTCCTTGTCGGGTAAGTTCCGACCTGCACGAATGGCGTAACGACTTCCCAACTGTCTCAACCGCGAACTCGGCGAAATTGCATTACGAGTAAAGATGCTCGTTACGCGCAGCAGGACGGAAAGACCCCGTGACCTTTACTACAGCTTGGTATTGGTGTTCGGTGTGGCTTGTGTAGGATAGGTGGGAGACTGTGAAGCATGGACGCTAGTTCGTGTGGAGTCATTGTTGAAATACCACTCTGGTCACTCTGGATATCTAACTTCGAACCGTAATCCGGTTCAGGGACAGTGCCTGGTGGGTAGTTTAACTGGGGCGGTTGCCTCCCAAAAAGTAACGGAGGCGCCCAAAGGTTCCCTCAACCTGGTTGGCAATCAGGTGTCGAGTGTAAGTGCACAAGGGAGCTTGACTGTGAGACTGACAGGTCGAGCAGGGACGAAAGTCGGGACTAGTGATCCGGCAGTGGCTTGTGGAAGCGCTGTCGCTCAACGGATAAAAGGTACCTCGGGGATAACAGGCTGATCTTGCCCAAGAGTCCATATCGACGGCATGGTTTGGCACCTCGATGTCGGCTCGTCGCATCCTGGGGCTGGAGTAGGTCCCAAGGGTTGGGCTGTTCGCCCATTAAAGCGGTACGCGAGCTGGGTTTAGAACGTCGTGAGACAGTTCGGTCCCTATCCGCTGCGCGCGTAGGAAGTTTGAGAGGATCTGACCCTAGTACGAGAGGACCGGGTTGGACGAACCTCTGGTGTGTCAGTTGTTCCGCCAGGAGCACCGCTGATTAGCTACGTTCGGGATGGATAACCGCTGAAAGCATCTAAGCGGGAAGCCGGCCTCAAGATGAGACTTCCATACCTTCGGGTGAGAGGCTCCCAGCCAGACTACTGGGTTGATAGGCCAGATGTGGAAGTGCAGTAATGCATGCAGCTGACTGGTACTAATAAGCCGATGACTTGATAACACACCGTTTGTTGGTGCTACGCGTCCACTGAGTGGTTCTCGATGTACGGTCGAGAACCGCATGACAACATTGACTTTGTTATGTGTTTTGATTGAAACATCAATAGTGTTTCGGCGGCCATAGCGTGAGGGAAACGCCCGGTTACATTCCGAACCCGGAAGCTAAGCCTCACAGCGCCGATGGTACTGCAGGGGGGACCCTGTGGGAGAGTAGGACACCGCCGGACTTCTTTTAAGAAAAAGAGCCACCCAACGTTGGGTGGCTCTTTTTCGTTAACACGGACACGCGCGCCAGGCTGCTCAGCGCCGTATCGGAAGGCGCAGCGTCACCAGCGTGCCGGAGCCTTCGGCCGAGCGGATCGACACATCGCCGCCATGCAACCGCATGACCGTAGCGACGAGCGTCAGCCCGATGCCGGAGCCGGCCACGTCACGCGCGTTCTGCGCACGCGCGAGCTCATCGAAGACCTGGGCGACGTCGGTGGCGGGTATGCCGCGTCCGGCATCCGCCACATCCACGACAGCCCACCCGTCCTGTTCACGCAACCGCACCTCGATCGGGCCGGTCGCGGAGTACTTCGCGGCGTTGCCGAACACATTGTCCACTGCCAACGACAGCAGATCGATGTCGGCTGAGAGCGGAGGGACAGCCCAGGGGACCCGCGTGACGACGAAGTCGATCCGTGCCCCGGCAGTCGGATCCTGCTGCCGCAGAGCGGTGATGGCCTCGCCGATGACCTGCTCGAGGTCGATGACCTCGAGTTCCAGCGGGCGCGTCTCGAGGTCGGCCAGCTTCCGCAGATCGCGGACGAGAGTGCTGAGCTTGTTCGCCTGCGCATCGACCGTGCGCCATGCCGCGTCCTCCGCACCATCCTGAGCGGCGACCGCCGTCGCCCGGATGGCCGTGAGCGGATTCTTCAGCTCATGATCGAGCCGCGCGAGGAACCGCTGATGGTTCTCGCGCTCGTGAAGGGCTGCTGCGGTGCGGGCGGCGTCCACGGCGGCAGACTCACGGCGCCGCGACCGAGCGCGGGCCGAGTGCCGGATCAACATCGCGCCCGGGATGCAGGACACGAGCGCACCGCCGATCAGCACAGCACCGGGCAGCGCGAGCTCCATCGCGAGAAGGCGTTGGTCGCCGGCGAGGAGCATGCCTCCCGCAGCCAGGGCACCGAGGCCCACGGGCACCGCGGTCAGCAGGCCGAGGGCGACGCCTCTGCGTTCGGTCATCCTGCGACCACCGGTGCGAGGAAGCGATATCCCAGGCTCTGGGCCGTTTCGATGTAGCGAGCCTGCGTCGAGCTGTCACCCAGGACGCGTCGCAGCTCGGCGATCCGATGGTCGACGGCACGACTCGACGATGCGAAGTCGAAGCCCCACAGCGCCGACAGGAGACGGTCGCGGGAGTGCACTTCCTGCGGGTGCAGCATCAGATACTCCAGCAGCATCAGCGCTTTCGGCGTGAGGGACAGTTCCTCATCACCCCGCCAGACGCGTCGAGCCGTCCGGTCGACCGTGAGGTCGTGCGCGCGGAGGCGTTCGGCCGATCGCAGAGGGGCCGCGCCCCGGACGGTGCGACGGAGAACGGCGCGGATCCGCGAGATGAGCTCGTGCGGATCGAACGGCTTGTTGAGGTAGTCATCCGCCCCCTCGTCGAGCGCGGCACTGCGCTCCCACGACTCGCCCACCTGGGTGAGCAGGATGATCGGGAGCCAGAGCTGACGGGCGCGGACTCGGCGCACGAACTCGCGGCCGTCGACGTGCGGCATCAAGACGTCGCAGACGACCAGGTCAGGCACGTCCTGCTCGACTTCGAGAAGACCGGCACGGCCGTCCTCGGCGATGCGCACGTCGAAGCCGCTCCGGCCGAGAAAAGCCGCAAGCGCGACGGTGATGGCCTCGTCGTCGTCGACGATGAGGATGTTCGGCCGGCTCGGGGTCTCCATCTCTCAGCCCCGCCGGAGGACGTTCGCCGTGCCGGTGTCGGTCACCTGCGGAGTCTCGCCGAGCCAGTAGATCTCGTTCGCGGTCCCGCTCACGCGCACCTCGCCGATGGTGGCCGCGTAGACGACGGTTCCTGACCCGCTGAGCAGGAGCGACGAGACGTCGTCGACGATGACCGCACCCGCATCGAGATCGATCCGGATCTCGTCGCAGTCGCCCTCGATGCGGATGATGGTGCCGTCCTGCTGCAGCGGACCCGTGGGGCACGGCATGGTCGTCGACGCGGAGTCCAGCAGGCGTTCGCGGTGTGCCGCGTGCTCGGCATCCCACCCATCGGACTGCGGATCCGCGGATGGCGGGTTCGCCTCGGGCGTCTCCTGCTCGGGTGCCTCGGCTGGAGGCGACTCCGGACCCTGCGAGTTCGATGCCGGATCCGGACTCTCCGACGCCGGATCGACGATGCGGAGAGTGCATCCGCTCAGCACGACGGCGGTCACGAGCACAGCCGTCGCGGCGGCAGTCGATCGGGAAGCGCGCATGGGTCTCATCCTCTCCTGTCAGAGGGTCGCCGGGATGAAGATCTCGACGCGACGATTGAGCTGCCGGCCCGCCGGATTGTCCTCGCCATCGATCTCGTTGGCCGCGACCGGGCGGCTCTCGCCGAAACCTTCGCCCGTGAGAGACGTGCGGACGCCGCGATCCTCGAGTCCGTCCACCACCGCGTCGGCGCGGTCCTCCGACAGCGACAGGTTGTACGAGTCGGAGCCGACCGAGTCCGTGTGTCCCGATACCGATGCCTGTGCGACCTCGAGGGAGGTGAGCACCTCGGCCACAGCATCCAGCGTCTTCCCGGCATCGGCGCGGATGTCGCTCTTGTCGAAGTCGAACAGGACTCCGTCTTCGAAGGTGAGGGTCGTTCCGCAGGATTCGAGCGGCGCCAGCGTGCCGAGAGGCGGAAACACTCCGAGTGTCGGGACGACGGGCAGCGGCTCGGCTTCCACCTGTTCTCCGTTCACCTTCGCGGTACCGTCGCCGTAGTTCTCGATGGTGATCTCGGCGCTGCGGTAGTTGCCGGACCCGTCGCCGAAGTTCTGGATGGTGAGGTCGCCGTCCTCATAGTTGCCGGATCCGTCGCCGAAGTTCTGGATGGTCTTCGTCGCGTCGGTGTAGTTCCCCGACCCGTCGCCGAAGATCTGCACGGTCTTCGTCGCGTCGGTGTAGTTGCCCGATCCGTCGCCGAAGTTCTGGATCGTCACCGTCCCATTGCTGTAGTTCCCGGAGCCGTCACCGAAGTTCTGGATGGTGACCCCGTTGATCGTCGAGTTCCCGGAACCGTCGCCGAAGTTCTGCACGGTGCCGTCGGGGCCGGTGAACGAGCCGGAGCCGTCGCCGTAGAGCAGGGCCGTCCCGTTGCCGGAGATGACGCTCCCGCCGGCGTCGCAGTGCGCGGGGGAGGCGATCACCCCGGGGATGTCGGTCAGCGCCTCGTTGACCTTGATCGCGAAGGCGGATGCTGAGGAGTCGAGCAGCGAGAGGTCCGGAAGCACGAACATCGGGATCGGCGGGAACTGTCCCACGTCGTATCCCGGCACCGTGGCCACTCCGGCGGCGGGCTCCGCGGATGCCGTCGGAACCGGCTTCGACGTCTCCTTCGAGACCGCGACCGGAGCGGCGGCGCACCCGGTGAGGAGGACGGATGCGGCGAGCCCGAGTGCGAGTCCGCGGTGTCGGCGGCCGGCCCTGTCAGCAGCGCGTGAGGTGGTCATGGAACGAGCGTATCCAGTGGTTGTCGCCGGCGCGTCGCCGGGCTGTCGCGATCTCGTCGCAGTTCTGCGACAACTCACTCATCGCTTCAACCGCGATTCCAGCACCGCGGCGGTGTCGATCACAGCCTCCGCCAGGTGACGCTCGTCGAGGCTCTCGTCCGCCCAGGTCACCGCCACCGCCGCGACAGGCCAGCCCGCCTGGTCGCGCACGGCTGCGCCGACGGAGCGTAGACCGTCGGCGACCTCGCTGTCCTCCGTCGCGTAGCCGCGGGAGCGCACCTCGCGGAGCAGTTCGCGAAGCTCGGTCGGCCGGCGCGGACCCCGGCCAGTGCGGTGGGGGAACGCCGAGGCGCTCGGGTACAGCGCCCGCACCTGCTCCCGCGGCAGGGCCGCAAGCATCGCTCTTCCGCTGGCGGTGAGATGTGCGGGGAGTCGCACTCCGACGTCGGTCACCAGCGCGGGTCGCCGCGGTGCGCGCTCCTCGACGATGTAGAGCACATCACCCCCGCTCATGACGGCCACGTGCGCGCTCTCGCCCAGCTGGTCGGAGAGCGCGGCGACCAGCGGGCGACCGAGGCGGGCGAGCGGCTGCTGCCGCGCGTATCCGCCGGCGAGCTCGAAGGCGGAGGTGCCGAGGCCCCAGCGCCGCTCCTCGCGGAAGTGCAGCACGAACCCGTGGGCCGAAAGGGTCGTGAGCAGGTGATACACGGTGGAGCGGGGGAGAGCGAGCTCGCGGGCGATCGCCGAGGCTGCGACCGGCGCCGGTCGCCCAGCGAGGTGGCTCAGGATGCGCAGCGTGTTCTCCGCGGCGGGGACCTGCGGTTCGCGGTGCTGCTCAGCCGCAGGATTGTCTGGGATCACAGACACAGGATGCCATGATCCGCTGTCGCCGTCGACACCGTGGGTGTGGAATCAGAACATGAGTGATCTTGCCCCCGTCCTCGTCGGTGCCGCGCCGCTGACCCCCGCCGATGTCGTCGCCGTCGCGCGTCTCGGAGCGCCGGTCGTCATCGACGCCGCCGCACTCGAGCGGGTGGCGCAGACGCGGAACGTGATCGACGGGCTCGCCGCCGACCCGCATCCGCACTACGGCGTCTCCACCGGCTTCGGGGCACTGGCCACGACGTTCATCGCCCCGGATCGCCGGCTGCAGCTCCAGGCGAGTCTGATCCGATCGCACGCGGCGGGCACCGGTGCCGAGATCGAGGTCGAGGTCACCCGCGGCCTGCAGCTGCTGCGACTGCAGACGCTCGCGTCGGGGCGCACGGGGGTGCGCTCCGTCGTCGTCGAGACGTATGCGGCGATGCTCAACGCCGGCGTGACTCCGATCGTGCGCGAGTACGGTTCTCTCGGCTGCTCGGGTGATCTCGCACCGCTCGCGCACATCGCCCTCGCCGCGATGGGCGAAGGCGAGGTGCGCGTGCTTCGTCAGGCTCAGCAACCGGGGGATCAGGCTCAGCAACCGGGGGATCAGGCTCAGCAACCGGGGGATCAGGCTCAGCAACCGGGGAGTGTCGTGCTCCCCGCCGCCGAGGCGCTCGCCGCGGCCGGGATCGAACCCCTCACTCTCGTCGAGAAGGAGGGCCTCGCGCTCATCAACGGGACCGACGGGATGCTGGGCATGCTCGTTCTGGCCCTGCACGATCTCGACCAGCTGCTCGTCACCGCCGATATCGCCGCGGCCATGTCGATCGAGTCGCAGCTCGGCACCGATGCCGTGTTCGCCGCCGACCTCATGGCGCTCCGCCCGCAGACCGGGCAGACCGAGTCCGCGGGCAACCTTCGTGCCTTCCTCGCCGACTCGCCCATGGTCGCGAGCCACAAGGGCCCGGAGGACGGGAGGGTGCAGGACGCCTATTCGCTGCGCTGCTCACCGCAGGTGCACGGTGCCGCCCGCGACACGATGGCACACGCCGGCCTGATCGCCGGGCGCGAGCTCGCCAGCGTGATCGACAATCCGGTGATCACGCTCGACGGCCGGATCGAATCGAACGGCAACTTCCACGGTGCCCCGGTCGCCGCGGTGCTCGACTTCCTCGCGATCTCCGTGGCCGACGTGGCCTCGGTGTCCGAGCGCCGCACCGACCGGGCGCTCGATCCCGCCCGCAGCCACGGGCTGCCCCCGTTCCTCGCCGACGAGGTGGGCGTGGACTCCGGGCTCATGATCGCCCAGTACGCGGCGGCCGGCATCGTCTCCGAGCTCAAGCGCCTCGCCGTACCGGCATCCGTCGACTCGATCCCGTCCTCCGCCATGCAGGAGGACCACGTCTCGATGGGATGGGCGGCGGCACGCAAGCTCCGCCGGGCGATCGACGGACTGGGACGCGTTCTGGCGATCGAGATCCTCACGGGTGCCCGGGCGCTCGATCTGCGGGCGCCGCTGCAGGCAGGCCCGGCGACGGGTGCCGTGCGCGATCTCGTCCGCACCGTGGCCGCCGGCCCCGGCCCCGATCGATTCCTCTCCCCGGAGATGGAAGCCGTCACCGCACTGGTCCAGTCGGGCGAGGTCGCCCGCATCGCGAAGGAGCACACTCATGGTTGAGCACAACGAATCCGGCCCCCGCGTGGTCCGTGCCGCCCGAGGCAACCAGCGCACGGCGAAGAGCTGGGGCGCCGAGGCCGCCAAGCGGATGCTGATGAACAACCTCGATCCCGAGGTGGCCGAGCACCCCGAAGACCTCGTGGTCTACGGCGGCACCGGAAAGGCGGCCCGCAGCTGGGAGGCGTACGACGCGATCGTGCGCACCCTCGACGAGCTCGAGCCCGATGAGACGCTGCTCGTGCAGTCCGGCAAGCCGGTCGGTGTCTTCCGCACCCATGAGTGGGCGCCGCGCGTGCTGATCGCGAACTCGAACCTCGTAGGGGACTGGGCGACGTGGCCCGAGTTCCGCAAGCTCGAGGAGCTCGGACTCATCATGTACGGCCAGATGACCGCCGGTTCCTGGATCTACATCGGCACGCAGGGCATCCTGCAGGGGACGTACGAGACGTTCGCCGCCGTCGCCCGCTCGCTCGGTCGCGAATCGCTGCGGGGCACGCTCACCCTCACCGGTGGGGCCGGCGGCATGGGCGGTGCTCAGCCTCTCGCGGTGACGATGAACGACGGCACCGTGCTGATCGTCGATGTCGACGAGTCGCGCCTGGCCCGGCGGGTGGAGCACGGCTACCTCGACGAGTACACGACCGATCTCGACGCCGCCGTGGCGCGCGTCGTCGCGGCCAAGGACGCCGGCGAGGCCCTCTCGGTCGGTGTCGTCGGCAACGCGGCCGAGGTCTTCCCCGAGCTGCAGCGTCGCGGCGTGCCGATCGACATCGTGACCGATCAGACCAGCGCGCACGATCCGCTCGCCTACCTGCCGGTCGGCATCTCGGTCGCCGACTGGAAGGCCGAAGCCGAGCGCGATCCGGAGGAGTTCACCCGCCGGGCGCGGGAGTCGATGGCCGCGCACGTCGCGGCGATGGTGGACTTCCAGGATGCCGGTGCCGCGGTCTTCGACTATGGCAACTCGATCCGGCGCGAGGCGGAGCTCGGCGGCTTCGACCGGGCGTTCGAGTTCCCGGGTTTCGTGCCCGCGTACATCCGCCCCCAGTTCGAGGAGGGGCGCGGGCCGTTCCGCTGGGCGGCGCTTTCGGGCGACCCCGAGGACATCCGCAAGACCGACCGCGCCATCGCGGAGCTCTTCCCCGAGGACGCGGCCCTGCACCGCTGGCTGGAGAAGGCCGGCGAGAAGGTGCACTTCGAGGGACTCCCCGCCCGCATCTGCTGGCTCGGCTACAAGGAGCGTCATCTCGCCGGACTCAAGTTCAACGAGATGGTGGCGTCCGGCGAGCTGTCCGCCCCGATCGTGATCGGCCGCGATCACCTGGACTCCGGCTCCGTCGCGTCGCCGTACCGCGAGACCGAGGCCATGAAAGACGGCTCGGATGCGATCGCCGACTGGCCCCTGCTCAACGCTCTCTTGAACACGTCGTCCGGCGCATCGTGGGTGTCACTGCACCACGGCGGCGGTGTCGGCATCGGGCGTTCGATCCACGCAGGTCAGGTCTCGGTCGCCGACGGCTCCGCGCTCGCGGCCGAGAAGCTGGAACGCGTGCTCACCAACGATCCGGGCACGGGGGTCATGCGGCACGTCGACGCCGGCTACGAACACGCCCGCGAGGTCGCCCGTGATCGGGGCCTCAAGATCCCGATGCTCTGAGAGGCTGAGGCCATGACGACGCTGATCACGCACATCGGCGAGCTGACCACCAATGTCGGCGCTGTCGATGATCCCTGCGGCACCCATCGCGACGCCGCTGTGCTGATCGAGGACGGGCGCATCGCCTGGGTGGGGGCGGCGTCGGATGCGCCGATGGCCGATGAGACGGTGGATGCCGGTGGACGCGCGGTGATCCCGGGCTTCGTCGACAGCCACAGCCACCTCGTGTTCGGCGGCGACCGTGCCGCGGAGTTCGAGGCGCGCATGGCAGGGCAGAAGTATGCCGCGGGCGGCATCCGCTCCACCGTGGCCGCCACACGCGCCGCAAGCGACGACGAATTGCGGGCCCGGCTGCGCGGATTCCTCGACGAGATGCGGGCTCAGGGCACCACGACGGTCGAGATCAAGAGCGGATACGGCCTGAGCGTCGTCGACGAGGAGCGCCTCGTGCGTCTGGCCGCGGAGGTCACTCCCGAGGTCACGTTCCTCGGTGCGCACGTGGTGCCGGCGGAGTATGCGGACCGATCCGACGAGTACGTCGATCTCGTGGTCGGCCCGATGCTCGACGCCTGCGCCCCGCACGCGAAGTGGATCGACGTGTTCTGCGAGACCGGCGCCTTCATGGTGCCGCAGTCGCGACGCGTGCTCGAAGCCGGCATCGCCCGCGGGCTCGCGCCCAGAGTGCACGCCAGCCAGCTCGGGCCGGGGGAGGGCGTGCGGCTCGCGGTCGAGCTCGGAGCAGCATCCGTCGACCACGGCACGTACCTGACCGACGGCGATGTCACGGCGCTCGCCGCATCCGACACCGTGCTCACGCTGCTGCCCGGCGTCGAGTTCTCGACCCGGCAGCCCTACCCGAACGCGCGTCGGCTGATCGACGCTGGAGTGACGGTCGCGTTGGCCTGCGACACGAACCCGGGATCGAGCTTCACCTCATCGATGGCGTTCTGCATCGCGATCGCCGTGCGGGACATGGGGATGACACCGGCTGAGGCCGTCTGGGCGGCGACCGCCGGCGGGGCGAGGGCGCTGCGTCGAGGCGACGTCGGGGTGATCGCGCCGGGTGCGCGGGCCGATCTCGTGCTGCTCGCTGCCCCGACGCGCATCCACCTCGCCTATCGCCCGGGAGTGCCCCTCGTCCGAAGCGTGTGGAAAGACGGGGTCGCGGTGGTCTGACAGGAGGGTTGGCGATTCATCTCTGGCTAGAATATTGCTTGGTTCGAAGCTTTGTTCTAATCTTGGGGTATGGAACAGCCGACCGATCTCTCCCTCGATCTTGAGGAGCGTCGCCGTGTGCTCGACTCGTGGGTGGAGGCGCGGCGGCGGATCGCGGTGCTCGAGGCGGAGGCGACGGCGCTCCTGGTCGAGCAGATCGCGATCCATGACGCTGATGTATCGGGGAGTCCGTATCACCGGGATGCGATCTACCGGTCGATGGTGGCGGAGTTCTCCGCCGCGGGTCGCATCCCGAAGGGATCGATCGAGTACGCGTTCTCGGATGCGCGTTCGCTGAGCACAGAGTTACCGGCCGTGCGCGCGGCGTTCGCGAGCGGCCGGATCAGTGCCGCACATATGCGGGAGATCGCCCGCGCGGCCGCGATCGTGTCCGAAGCGATCCGCAACCAGAGGGCGGATGCTGAGGTGATGGGTCTCTACGAGACCGCGGTGCTGCTTTTCGCGGAACGGGAGACCGCGGCCCGTACGAGCGCGCACGCGAAGCAGGTCGCCGCGGCCCTGGTGGGTGAGACGGTCACCGACCGGCACCGTCGGGCGGCGGAGGAGCGGTGCGTGAAGGTGCGGTCGGTCGATGATGGCCTCGCGATCCTGACTGCGGTGCTGCCTGAGTGGATGGCGAACGCGATCGCCGACCGGCTCGATCAGATGGCCCGCCAGGTCATCGACACGCGCGACGACCGCGAGCCCGTCCTCGACCCGTGGATGGCCGATGAGTCCGGCGACTCCCTGTTCCCCGAAGACTTCGCGCTCGATGACCCGGCGTTCAACGACCCCGCGTTCGACCCGTCTGCGGGTGCGATCTTCGGCGATGGCACGTTCACGACCGACCCGGACGTGATCCACATCCCGGCAGACACGCGCACGAAGGATCAGGTGAAGGCTGACATCTTCGCCGACCTGCTCCTCGCCGCCGACCCGAGCACGGTGCACGGCGACGGCCTCGAGAACATTCAGGGACGCATCCAGGTCACCGTCGCCGCCTCCACCCTGACCGGTGCGGATGAGCGCCCTGCGGAGCTTGACGGCCACGGTCCACTCCACCCCGACATCGCCCGCGACCTCGCCGGACGAAACACCGGCTGGAGCCGCCTGTTCCTCAACGGCACCGGCATGATCACCCACACCGACACCTACACGCCGACCGAGGGGATGCGCCGGTTCCTCCGCGCCCGCGACCAGCACTGCCGCTTCCCCGGCTGCCGCATGCCCGTCCACCGGTGCG includes the following:
- a CDS encoding HNH endonuclease signature motif containing protein; the protein is MEQPTDLSLDLEERRRVLDSWVEARRRIAVLEAEATALLVEQIAIHDADVSGSPYHRDAIYRSMVAEFSAAGRIPKGSIEYAFSDARSLSTELPAVRAAFASGRISAAHMREIARAAAIVSEAIRNQRADAEVMGLYETAVLLFAERETAARTSAHAKQVAAALVGETVTDRHRRAAEERCVKVRSVDDGLAILTAVLPEWMANAIADRLDQMARQVIDTRDDREPVLDPWMADESGDSLFPEDFALDDPAFNDPAFDPSAGAIFGDGTFTTDPDVIHIPADTRTKDQVKADIFADLLLAADPSTVHGDGLENIQGRIQVTVAASTLTGADERPAELDGHGPLHPDIARDLAGRNTGWSRLFLNGTGMITHTDTYTPTEGMRRFLRARDQHCRFPGCRMPVHRCDIDHTYDHAKGGKTRLDNLSHLCRSHHTLKHPDIPEPYRWTAQQRQDGTITWHSPLGRTYTDRPSRRVMFA